In Colletotrichum higginsianum IMI 349063 chromosome 3, whole genome shotgun sequence, a genomic segment contains:
- a CDS encoding Trichodiene oxygenase, with protein MGSVAEVVVPVGILSWRTVGTLSAAWIVYHLVRMLYNVSPLHPLSKIPGPKLAAASYLYEFWFDFVKKGRYTREIRRMHQVYGPIVRINPGELHCNDPNFGDDIYAINGRKRNRHAHQLKNLPADQAASIAGTVDHDIHRRRRGAMNKFFSRLQMFKFESKVHALAQRLCDKLLAGVSGPDDVVLLTEAYSCFTSDVVSEYCFGEAFGFLDQDGWTPNFRAAVYGQLNHMYFFKFFPWLKGILIVGHWFKDFLPRDTALLIDTFNTDIPNRVEKAREQKLSGSGHGRDTNVFAELFDSDLPDEEKTTKRLTAEGAVVMIAGTETTSFTLTVITFYLLTRPEILERLTRELRTVVTDPQHLPSWSTLEALPYFSAVVAEGLRLAPGVSSRIARVATEEDLVYRGKWAPEGSGTEVELTHVIPRGWAVGMSAMVSHFNESHFPDSNEFIPERWMDQNVQRKRELEKAFIPFSKGTRKCLRMSLAYAELYVAMAAVILRVVPRMKLYDTTKREIEYDHDLGVPVPVSTRGVRVKIV; from the exons ATGGGTTCCGTCGCTGAAGTTGTGGTTCCCGTGGGCATTCTGTCCTGGCGGACTGTCGGCACTCTCTCTGCCGCATGGATTGTTTACCACTTGGTCCGCATGCTCTACAATGTCTCTCCCCTTCATCCTCTGAGCAAGATTCCCGGTCCCAAGCTGGCGGCTGCGTCCTATCTGTACGAGTTTTGGTTCGACTTCGTGAAAAAGGGTCGCTACACTCGCGAGATCAGACGGATGCATCAGGTCTATG GCCCCATCGTTCGCATAAACCCTGGCGAGCTGCATTGCAACGACCCCAACTTTGGCGACGACATCTACGCCATCAACGGGAGGAAACGCAACAGACACGCACACCAGCTGAAGAACCTGCCAGCCGA CCAAGCCGCATCgatcgccggcaccgtcgacCACGACATCCACCGCaggcgccgcggcgccatGAACAAGTTCTTCTCACGCCTTCAGATGTTCAAGTTCGAGTCCAAGGTGCACGCCCTGGCCCAGCGGCTCTGCGAcaagctcctcgccggcgtgagcggccccgacgacgtcgtcctcctgACGGAGGCGTACAGCTGCTTCACCTCGGACGTGGTGTCCGAGTACTGCTTCGGCGAGGCATTCGGGTTCCTGGACCAGGACGGCTGGACGCCCAACTTCCGCGCTGCGGTCTACGGGCAGCTGAACCACATGTACTTCTTCAAGTTCTTCCCCTGGCTCAAGGGCATCTTGATTGTGGGACATTG GTTCAAGGACTTTCTTCCTCGGGACACGGCATTGCTCATCGACACCTTCAAC ACGGATATACCCAACCGAGTAGAAAAGGCCAGGGAACAAAAGCTCTCCGGATCGGGCCATGGCAGAGACACCAACGTCTTCGCCGAGCTCTTCGACTCGGACCTCCCGGACGAGGAAAAGACCACGAAGCGCCTCACGGCCGaaggcgccgtcgtcatgaTCGCCGGCACCGAGACGACCAGCTTCACCCTCACGGTCATCACCTTCTACCTCCTCACCAGGCCCGAGATCCTGGAGCGGCTGACGCGGGAGCTGCGCACCGTCGTCACGGACCCGCAGCATCTCCCCAGCTGGTCGACGCTGGAGGCTCTGCCGTATTTCAGTGCCGTGGTTGCCGAGGGATTGCGACTGGCTCCCGGCGTTTCCTCGAGAATCGCAAGAGTTGCAACGGAGGAGGATCTGGTGTACCGTGGCAAGTGGGCGCCGGAGGGGTCAGGGACCGAGGTAGAGTTGACTCACGTCATTCCACGGGGCTGGGCGGTTGGGATGAGTGCCATGGTCAGTCACTTCAACGAGAGTCACTTCCCGGACTCGAATGAGTTCATTCCCGAGAGGTGGATGGACCAGAATGTTCAGCGGAAGAGGGAGCTGGAGAAGGCTTTCATCCCCTTTTCCAAGGGGACTCGGAAGTGTCTCAGAATGTC GTTGGCCTACGCTGAGTTGTACGTGGCTATGGCGGCTGTCATTCTCAGGGTAGTCCCTCGAATGAAGCTATACGACACAACCAAGCGAGAGATTGAGTATGATCACGACTTGGGTGTGCCTGTTCCAGTGAGCACCAGGGGGGTCAGAGTCAAGATCGTTTGA
- a CDS encoding cytochrome P450, translating to MAVFVLLAFAVVVGLLAREFYSWYRLSHVPGPFWHGITGFSMALAALNGSIHEYYMDLHEKYGPLVRIGPNTVMFSDGDTLRKIAGARSRYTKGEWYAVGRTTPGEDHLFSMRDEEKRKYLKSKMGPGYAGIENGGFEAGIDKNIAAFVDLIDRKYISTAKEYRPMDMASKSTYFALDVISELGFGTPYGFLKEDRDLYQYVSTKDAFFPVMITMGNVPWLATLMHSWPLNLGLPKSGDSAGFGALMGFAKTFVDGRLAADTKPGRDMIQSFINAGLTRDELTQEVYVETIAGSDTTATAIRMILLSLLSNPSAFAALRAEIDTAVSKRMISSPIKDSESRFMPYLQAVIREGLRLYPPSTGIVSKEVPGGGDVVHGYRLPAGVQLGENVCSIGRSKEVFGPDANLFRPERWIEAAMSDDEERYRVMMSTTDLVFGFGKFYCMGRNIALMELNKIFVELLRRYDFAIAKPEKPLRLWSAGFWITHDFWLRITKRSNR from the exons ATGGCTGTGTTTGTCCTCCTGGCTTTCGCCGTGGTCGTCGGCCTCTTGGCGCGAGAGTTCTACTCATGGTACCGCCTCTCCCACGTCCCGGGCCCGTTCTGGCACGGCATCACTGGCTTCTCGATGGCGCTGGCCGCGCTGAATGGGTCGATCCACGAGTATTACATGGACCTGCATGAGAAATATG GTCCTCTCGTCCGCATCGGACCCAACACCGTCATGttcagcgacggcgacaccCTCAGAAAGATCGCGGGCGCTCGGAGCAGATACACAAAGGGCGAGTGGTACGCGGTCGGAAGGACGACGCCGGGGGAAGACCACCTGTTCTCGATgcgcgacgaggagaagcgaAAGTATCTGAAGAGCAAAATGGGGCCCGGT TACGCCGGTATCGAGAACGGCGGCTTCGAAGCCGGCATCGACAAGAacatcgccgccttcgtcgacTTGATTGACCGCAAGTACATCTCGACCGCCAAGGAGTACAGGCCCATGGACATGGCAAGCAAATCGACCTATTTCGCCCTGGATGTGATCAGCGAGCTCGGGTTCGGCACGCCGTACGGATTCCTCAAGGAGGATCGCGACCTCTACCAGTACGTCAGCACCAAGGATGCCTTCTTTCCGGTGATGATCACAATGGGGAACGTGCCTTGGCTGGCCACACTGATGCATAGCTGGCCCCTGAATCTGGGGTTGCCCAAGTCTGGTGACTCGGCCGGGTTTGGGGCGCTCATGGG TTTCGCCAAAACCTTCGTGGATGGCAGGTTGGCTGCAGACACGAAGCCCGGGCGGGATATGATCCAGTCCTTCATCAACGCCGGCTTGACGCGCGACGAGCTGACACAGGAAGTCTACGTGGAAAC AATCGCCGGGTCCGACACCACCGCGACGGCCATCCGCATGATCCtgctctccctcctctccaacCCGTCAGCCTTCGCCGCGCTGCGCGCCGAGATCGACACTGCCGTCTCCAAGAGGATGATCAGCTCGCCGATCAAGGACTCGGAGTCGAGGTTCATGCCGTACCTCCAAGCCGTGATCCGCGAGGGCCTCCGCCTCTACCCGCCGTCCACCGGCATCGTCAGCAAAGAGGtgcccggcggcggggacgtCGTCCACGGGTACCGGTTGCCCGCCGGGGTCCAGCTGGGGGAGAACGTCTGCAGCATCGGCCGGTCGAAAGAGGTTTTCGGGCCCGACGCGAACCTCTTCCGTCCCGAGAGGTGGAtcgaggcggcgatgagcgacgacgaggagaggtACAGGgtgatgatgtcgacgacggacCTGGTGTTCGGGTTCGGCAAGTTTTATTGCATGGGCAGGAACATCGCCCTGATGGAGCTGAACAAGATCTTTGTCGAG CTCCTCCGCAGGTACGACTTTGCCATTGCGAAACCGGAAAAGCCCTTGAGGCTTTGGAGCGCAGGGTTCTGGATAACGCACGACTTTTGGTTGAGAATCACCAAGAGAAGCAACAGGTAG
- a CDS encoding Cvnh domain-containing protein, with amino-acid sequence MTATTATNATIPCSETPAQQTKEAVNKGSPKDPYAIKALPTPVANTTFSKVTMGLVPRSGFKGTCANIHGDSGDPAVIWACCRTPTGWGVQNRFDLGKCLQNVNGTLTPHPAGHFRRGCGGCAIQDPFKPTIYTCKCGTDVKNGPQQFVDTTVDLNDFIGNHEGALFCHGVNEKRLMGTCAPRFV; translated from the exons ATGACTGCAACGACCGCAACGAATGCAACGATTCCATGCTCGGAAACACCGGCCCAGCAAACCAAAGAAGCCGTAAACAAAGGCAGCCCCAAGGACCCCTATGCCATCAAGGCTCTGCCCACACCCGTCGCCAACACCACGTTCAGCAAGGTCACGATGGGCCTCGTCCCCCGCTCCGGCTTCAAGGGCACATGCGCCAACATCcacggcgacagcggcgacCCGGCCGTCATCTGGGCGTGCTgcaggacgccgacgggcTGGGGCGTCCAGAACAGGTTCGACCTGGGCAAGTGCCTGCAGAACGTCAACGGCACGCTCACGCCGCACCCGGCGGGCCACTTCCggcgcggctgcggcggctgcgcCATCCAAGACCCGTTCAAGCCCACGATCTACACCTGCAAGTGCGGCACGGACGTCAAGAACGGCCCGCAGCAGTTCGTCGATACGACGGTTGACTTG AATGACTTCATCGGCAACCATGAAGGCGCGCTTTTCTGTCACGGCGTCAATGAGAAACGGCTCATGGGAACATGCGCTCCCAGGTTCGTCTAG
- a CDS encoding DSBA-like thioredoxin domain-containing protein has protein sequence MTVIKIDIVFDFVCAWCYIGKRKLDRAIALYQKTYPGGKDDVFAITWHPYYLGYNPSAHSVDKSQLADTKLSDMSPEGRAALTRRMEQVGRSVGINFQWGGKIGPNTRGAHRLVRLSRAKGPEATADMVEKLFEAYHELEKDIAEEEVLRAVASDAGLDSAEVEGLLKSETGLDEVDNDEKRGRDISGGAGVPLFVIQDSHRLDGAQDASDFYEAFVQVKETEATAS, from the exons ATGACCGTCATCAAAATCGACATCGTTTTTGACTTCGTCTGCGCC TGGTGTTACATCGGCAAACGCAAGCTAGACAGAGCCATCGCCCTCTACCAGAAGACATATCCAGGCGGGAAGGACGACGTGTTCGCCATCACCTGGCACCCGTACTACCTGGGTTACAACCCCTCGGCCCATAGCGTGGACAAGAGCCAGCTGGCCGACACCAAGCTGAGCGACATGAGCCCCGAAGGACGCGCTGCTCTGACGCGGCGCATGGAGCAGGTTGGCCGTTCCGTTGGCATCAACTTCCAGTGGGGAGGCAAGATCGGGCCCAATACGCGTGGCGCGCATCGTCTTGTACGTCTCAGCCGCGCAAAAGGCCCCGAAGCGACGGCAGACATGGTCGAGAAGCTGTTCGAGGCATACCatgagctcgagaaggatatcgccgaggaggaggtgctCCGCGCCGTTGCATCGGATGCCGGTCTTGACTCTGCAGAAGTGGAGGGGCTGCTGAAGTCGGAAACGGGCCTGGATGAGGTGGACAACGACGAGAAGCGAGGTCGGGACATTTCTGGCGGCGCCGGAGTTCCTCTTTTTGTCATCCAGGACAGTCACCGACTTGATGGCGCACAGGACGCGTCAGACTTCTATGAAGCGTTCGTTCAGGTGAAGGAGACGGAAGCAACTGCATCATAA
- a CDS encoding Nitrate reductase, translated as MGATSHFVVKKTDHPGSTRREIEQEPNWGSGHNHRIGFKNRDNRVPGYVAEAKGKLSALHQRMDGGDLVNFEDVIKAQEDLSLRHPENRSVGWRYVLDVTEDWVKYGQRWPANLEAEKKKKEAEDVEKKKVEADKGKRNDHPSTPPDTPVEDSQPKGDGDKEKPEDKYSPQELALLRALENESEYIRNLEINDGKRVSPQKSHRQQVSIDEADQFTPDNWLPRSQDLIRLTGKHPLNAEPRLTKLFDAGLVTPNELHYVRNHGPVPRLLWEFHEIDVEHGALVLSMDRLKNDFEAINIPVFLACDGMRRKELNLIRKSKGFNWGPGAGSCAYWKGPLLRDILLEAGIPGRRLRADQRYWVNFEGADELSEGKYATSIPFEYAMDPMNDVILAYEMNDVPLPPDHGYPVRVIIPGYVGGRNVKWLKRVWISEQENDSHYHVWDNRVLPSFITDMDSAFAEAMFRHPSTACNEQNLNSVIVRPEQGERISLVDAGGGGGGGGGGHKTYRIRGYAYDGGGHEVQRVEVSLDGGESWLYCVRTFPDAPVRHGNKFWTWLHWHVDVPLSHLIQAREVKVRCFNVFKNTQPERPAWNLMGMMNNCWYTVRSEIVDDANGGGGDTHVLFRHPTEPGTGDGGWMKESVVNQIEAAKRDAGTPQKQFTREEVEKHDKEDDCWIVVDGKVYDATSVMAWHPGGKAPIMAHAGRLHQETTEEFDSIHDGLAYEKLQECLLGVVTDKARNFIKKNAEKEAAEKAKGDVDEKRALKKHRWIPTKLVDRKTLSDDTFSYTFRLPDRQAVLGLGTCQHVFIGFHLHDKMLVRSYTPTRPILPAPQDAPSEIPEPRDGDGDGDEGNRKHGPADGDGTFELVVKTYFPDARQPGGAISNILHNLPIGGEVEIRGPTGEITYEGNGRFVIDGEERVFRRVSLVLGGSGVTPGYSFIARIVAAGGDETEVRVVDANKAERDILLRDELDGFARESGGRLGITHVLSHPSDEWKGLKGHVDEKVLKESLFPPSGDSAVFLCGPPTMIQKAVLPALKDWGYEEDKNVFGF; from the exons ATGGGCGCAACAAGCCATTTCGTCGTCAAGAAGACGGACCACCCGGGCTCGACCCGGCGGGAAATCGAACAGGAACCGAACTGGGGATCGGGACACAACCACCGTATCGGGTTCAAGAACCGCGACAACCGGGTGCCCGGTTatgtcgccgaggccaaggggaAGCTGAGTGCCCTCCACCAGCGgatggacggcggcgacctcgtcaaTTTCGAGGACGTGATCAAGGCCCAGGAGGACCTCAGCCTGCGGCACCCGGAAAACAGATCCGTCGGTTGGCGTTACGTGCTCGATGTGACGGAGGACTGGGTCAAGTATGGCCAGAGATGGCCTGCCAACCTGGAAgcagagaagaagaagaaggaggcggaggacgtcgagaagaagaaggtggAAGCAGACAAGGGAAAACGGAACGATCACCCTTCTACGCCGCCAGATACGCCAGTCGAGGATAGCCAACCCAAGGGCGATGGTGACAAGGAGAAGCCCGAAGACAAATACTCGCCTCAGGAGCTGGCACTGCTACGTGCCCTCGAGAACGAGAGCGAGTACATCAGAAACCTGGAGATCAACGACGGGAAGCGGGTGTCTCCCCAGAAGAGCCACCGCCAGCAAGTGTCcatcgacgaagccgaccaGTTCACGCCGGACAACTGGCTCCCGCGCAGCCAGGACCTCATCCGCCTCACCGGCAAACACCCGCTGAACGCCGAGCCGCGCCTGACGAAGCTCTTCGACGCCGGGCTGGTGACGCCCAACGAGCTGCACTACGTCCGGAACCACGGCCCCGTCCCCCGGCTGCTGTGGGAGTTCCACGAGATCGACGTCGAGCACGGCGCGCTGGTGCTCTCGATGGACCGGCTCAAGAACGACTTCGAGGCCATCAACATCCCCGTGTTCCTGGCCTGCGACGGCATGCGGCGCAAGGAGCTCAACCTCATCCGCAAGTCCAAGGGCTTCAACTGGGGCCCCGGGGCCGGGAGCTGCGCGTACTGGAAGGGCCCCCTCCTCCGGgacatcctcctcgaggccggcatccccGGGCGGCGGCTGAGGGCAGACCAGCGCTACTGGGTCAACTTcgaaggcgccgacgagctgaGCGAGGGGAAGTACGCGACCAGCATCCCGTTCGAGTACGCCATGGACCCCATGAACGACGTGATCCTCGCCTACGAGATGAACGACGTGCCCTTGCCCCCGGACCACGGCTACCCCGTGCGCGTCATCATCCCGGGCTACGTCGGCGGGCGCAACGTCAAGTGGCTGAAGCGCGTCTGGATCAGCGAGCAGGAGAACGACTCGCACTACCACGTCTGGGACAACCGCGTGCTGCCGTCCTTCATCACCGACATGGACAgcgccttcgccgaggccatgtTCCGGCACCCGAGCACGGCGTGCAACGAGCAGAACCTCAACTCGGTCATCGTGCGCCCGGAGCAGGGCGAGCGGATCAGCCTcgtggatgccggcggcggcggcggcggcggcggcggggggcaCAAGACGTACCGCATCCGGGGCTACGCgtacgacggcggcgggcacgaggtgcagcgcgtcgaggtgtcgctcgacggcggcgagagctGGCTCTACTGCGTCCGGACGTTCCCGGACGCCCCCGTGCGGCACGGGAACAAGTTCTGGACCTGGCTGCACTGGCACGTCGACGTGCCGCTCTCGCACCTGATCCAGGCGCGGGAGGTCAAGGTGCGGTGCTTCAACGTGTTCAAGAACACGCAGCCCGAGCGGCCGGCGTGGAACCTGATGGGCATGATGAACAACTGCTGGTACACGGTCCGGTCTGagatcgtcgacgacgccaacggcggaggcggcgacaCGCACGTGCTCTTCCGGCACCCGACGGAGCcggggacgggggacggCGGGTGGATGAAGGAGAGCGTCGTGAACCAGATCGAGGCGGCGAAGCGGGACGCCGGCACGCCGCAGAAGCAGTTCAcgagggaggaggtcgagaagcACGATAAGGAGGACGACTGCTGGATCGTCGTGGACGGCAAGGTGTACGACGCCACGTCGGTCATGGCGTGGCACCCAGGCGGAAAGGCGCCCATCATGGCCCACGCCGGCCGGCTGCATCaggagacgacggaggagTTTGACAGCATCCATGATGGGCTTGCGTACGAGAAGCTGCAAG AATGCCTCCTCGGGGTCGTCACCGATAAGGCCCGAAACTTTATCAAGAAGAatgccgagaaggaggccgccgagaaggccaagggcgacgtcgacgagaaaCGCGCGTTGAAGAAGCACAGATGGATCCCCACGAAGCTCGTCGACAGAAAGACCCTCTCGGACGACACGTTCTCGTACACCTTCCGGCTGCCGGACCGccaggccgtcctcggcctcggcacATGCCAGCACGTCTTCATCGGCTTCCACTTACACGACAAGATGCTCGTGCGGTCCTACACGCCGACGCGGCCCATCCTGCCGGCCCCGCAAGACGCGCCGAGCGAGATCCCGGAGCCGcgggacggcgacggcgacggggacgagggAAACCGGAAACACGGCCccgcggacggcgacggcactTTTGAGCTCGTCGTCAAGACGTACTTCCCCGACGCCAGGcagcccggcggcgccatATCCAACATCCTGCACAACCTGcccatcggcggcgaggtcgagatccGCGGGCCGACGGGCGAGATCACGTACGAGGGTAACGGGCGgttcgtcatcgacggcgaggagcgcGTCTTCAGGCGCGTCtcgctcgtcctcggcggctcgGGCGTGACGCCGGGGTACTCGTTCATCGCGCGGATcgtggcggccggcggcgacgagacgGAGGTGCGCGTCGTGGACGCCAACAAGGCCGAGAGGGACATCCTGCTCcgggacgagctcgacgggTTCGCGCGGGAGAGCGGCGGGCGGCTGGGGATCACGCACGTGCTGAGCCACCCGAGCGACGAGTGGAAGGGCCTGAAGGGGCACGTCGACGAGAAGGTGTTGAAGGAGAGCCTGTTCCCGCCGTCGGGCGAcagcgccgtcttcctctgcgggccgccgacgatgattCAGAAGGCCGTGCTGCCGGCGTTAAAAG ACTGGGGTTATGAAGAGGACAAGAACGTGTTTGGGTTCTAA